The genomic interval CGCCGCTCGGGTAGGCGCGGACGTTCTGCCGGTAGGAGGCGACGACCGTGAACATGAGGACGACGACCGCGACGGCGATCCAGGGGCTGAAGTGGTACGCCGACACCCCCGCGATGGACAGCACGAGGAGGACTTCTCCCGGTGCGTACGCCACCGAGGACAACGGGTCGGACGCGAAGACGGGGAGCGCGATGCGTTTGGGGAGGAGGGTCTCCCCGAGCTTGTCGCTGCGCAACGCCCGGCCGATCAGGATCCGTTTGGGCAGGTCGGTCAGTTTGGACACGCTGAGGATCGTAAGCGGAGCCCGTGGCCAAAACGCACGCCCTTTCGACGTGGCTCCCCAATCTCCTGCGGTCGGCGGAGAACGCCCTGTCATTCTTTAACGCAATCCTTGCGCCCGTTCGGCCTATTTTGCGCTCCCTTTGCCGGAGTGCGTGAGGATGCGGACACTCGGGTGAGGGATTGACTGCCCCGGCGCATAAGCTCGACTCCGGGCCGCACCGCGGGTGCGGGCGCCGTTGTTTGCCCAGCAAGCTGAGAGAGAAGTGTGAGCAGCGTGTTTTCGCAGGTCAGCCGGATGACCAGGACGGCGGGGTAGGCGCACAGTGCACATCGTCATCATGGGCTGCGGGCGCGTCGGAGCCGCTCTCGCACAGACCCTGGAACAGCAGGGGCACACCGTCGCGGTGATCGACCAGGACCCCACGGCGTTCCGTCGCCTCGGGTCCGGATTCGGCGGTCGCCGGGTCACCGGGGTCGGCTTCGACCAGGACACCCTCCGCGAGGCGGGGATCGAGGACGCCGGCGCGTTCGCCGCGGTCAGCAGCGGCGACAACTCGAACATCATCGCGGCCCGGGTGGCCCGCGAGATGTTCTCCATCGAGAACGTCGCGGCGCGGATCTACGACCCCCGCCGCGCCGAGGTCTACCAGCGTCTCGGCATTCCCACCGTGGCGACGGTCCGCTGGACGGCGGACCAGATGCTGCGGCGGCTGCTGCCTTCGGGCGCCGAGCCCCTGTGGCGCGATCCGAGCGGGGGTGTGCAGCTCGCCGAGGTGCACACGACGCCGTCCTGGATCGGCCACAAGATCAGCACGCTCCAGGAGGAGACGGGGGTCCGCGTCGCCTTCCTCACCCGGTTGGGCGAGGCCATACTGCCGAGCTCGCAGACCGTCCTCCAGGAGGGCGACCTGGTCCACGTGATGATGCGCACGGACGAGATCGCCAAGGTCGAAGAGGCCTTCGCCCAGGGTCCCGAGGAGGACGGTCACTGATGCGTGTGTCGATTGCCGGGGCGGGCGCGGTGGGCCGTTCCATCGCCGCCGAGCTGCTGGAGAACGGGCACGAGGTGCTGCTGATCGACAAGGCGCCGACCGCCATCTCGGTGGAGCGGGTCCCGATGGCCGAGTGGCTGCTCGCGGACGCCTGTGAGATCACGTCGCTGGACGAGGCGGCGCTGCAGCGGTGCAACGTGGTGATCGCCGCGACCGGGGACGACAAGGTCAATCTGGTCGTCTCGCTGCTCGCCAAGACCGAGTACGGCGTGCCGCGCGTGGTGGCCCGGGTGAACAACCCGAAGAACGAGTGGCTGTTCAACGAGTCCTGGGGCGTGGACGTCGCGGTCTCGACGCCGCGTCTGATGTCGGCCCTGGTCGAGGAGGCGGTGAGCGTCGGCGATCTGGTCCGGCTGCTGCGCTTCAGCCACGGCGACGCCAACCTGGTGGAGCTGACCCTGCCGCCGGAGTCGGCGCTGGCCGGCACCCGGGTCGGGGACGTCGCCTGGCCCGAGGACACCTCGCTGGTGACGATCATCCGGGGTACGCGGGTGCTGACGCCGAGCCCCGAGGAGTCCCTGGAGGCCGGTGACGAGCTGCTGTTCGTGGCCGCCCAGGCGCGCGAGGAGCAGCTGGAGGATCTGTTGTCGGTCCGCCGCGATCCTTCGGAGGACTGACCGGCAGAGCGATGGGGAAGGGGCCCGGAACCGCTGAGCGGTTCCGGGCCCCTTCCTCTGGGATGCCAGGTGTACGGATACGGGTCAGGCGTCCGGGTCGCGGAGCGGTGCGGCGGCCCGCGCCTTGCGCTCCTTCTCGGCCTGTTCCTCGGCCTCCATCTCGGCGAAGACGTCGATGGGCGCCGGCGCCTTCGCGAGGAAGACCCAGGTCAGATAGACCGCGAGCAGGAACGGCGGGATCTTCAGCGCGATGAGCACCCAGCCGAACTCGGTGGTGTCGGCCCACCAGTAGAGCGGGAAGAGGATCGCGCACTTGGCCAGCAGGATGAAGCCCCAGGCGTAACTGGCCTTGGTGTACGCCTTCTTCCGGCCCGGGTTACGGGTCCGCCAGGAGAGGTTCTCCTTGAAGACCGGGCCGAGGATCAGGCCGATCAACGGCACCCCGGCCACCGCGGTGCCGATGTAGGCGACCGCGAGGCCCAGGGTGTAGAGCATGCCCGGCAGGTAGAAGTCCTTGGCGTCGCCCGTCATTTTCGCGAAGAGGACGCCGAAGGCCACCCCGAAGACGCCGCTGAAGGCGTGCTTGACGGTGTCCCGGCGGATCAGCCGGACGGCGACCAGGGCCAGGGAGACCGCCAGGGCGGCGATGGCCGAGGCGTTCAGGTCCTTGTTGATGGTGAAGATCGTGACGAAAAGCAGCCCGGGGAGGACTGTCTCCACCATGCCGCGCACGCCGCCGAAGGCCTCGAAGAGGGCGGCCTCGGTGACGGCCTTCGCGTCGTCCTGCTGAGCGGCGTGCCTCCCGCCGGCGTGCTGCGGGTCCGTGCGGTGGGGCTGGTCCGTTTCGGACGTCGGCTTGTCGAGAGACGTCACCGGCTACTCCTTGCCGAGCGGTCGGAGTTCGTATGTGGGGTTGAACAGCACCCGGCGGCCATGGCTCATGGCGACCCGCCCCGAGGCGATGATCCTGCGGCCGGGCTCGATGCCGACGATGGAACGACGGCCGAGCCAGACCACGTCCAGCGGCTCGGTGCCGTCGAAGAGCTCCGCCTCCAGGGCGGGCACTCCGGCCCGGGGACGGAGGGTGACGGTCCGCAACGTACCAGCCACCTTCACGATCTGCCGATCGGAGCACTCGGAGATCCGGGTGCATCCGGTGGCCTGCGCGTCCTCCCGCAGCTCCTGGGACTCCAGGTCCTCCTGGGAGCTGGAGAGCCGGTCGAGCATACGGCGGAAGCGCCCGGAAGGTCTCGCCGCCTTCCCGGCCTTCCCGGCTTTCTCGGATCGGGGAACAGCACTCATACCCGAAGGGTACCGGTCCTGCGAGCGGTACACGGAGGCGCTGGGCGACCACTCGAAAGAGTGAGCCGGCGCCCGTCAGCCGCGCTCGAAGCGGTAGCCCATGCCCGGTTCGGTGACGAAGTGCCGGGGGTGCGAGGGGTCCGCCTCCAGCTTGCGGCGCAGCTGGGCCATGTAGACCCGCAGATAGTTGGTCTCGGTGCCGTAGGAGGGGCCCCAGACCTCCTGGAGGAGCTGCTTCTGGCTGACCAGGCGGCCGCCGTTGCGGACGAGGACCTCCAGCAGATGCCATTCGGTGGGGGTGAGGCGTACGTCGCGCCCGGACCGGTGCACCTTCTTCGCCGCCAGGTCGACGGTGAAGCCCGCCGTCTCGACCAGCGCGATGTCCTCGGCGCCGCCCTCCTGACCGACCGGTTCCGCCCGGCGTACCGAGGCGCGCAGCCGGGCCAGCAGCTCGTCCATGCCGAACGGCTTGGTGACGTAGTCGTCCGCACCGGCGTCCAGGGCCTCCACCTTCTCGTCGGAGGTGTGGCGCGCGGAGAGTACGAGGATGGGCACCCGGGTCCAGCCGCGCAGGCCCCTGATCACCTCGACCCCGTCCATGTCGGGCAGCCCGAGGTCGAGGAGGACGACGTCGGGGTGGCGGGCGGCGGCGAGCTGGAGGGCGGTCGCCCCGTCGGGCGCGGCGTCGACCTCGTACTGGCGCGCCTTCAGGTTGATCACGAGGGCGCGGACGATCTGCGGCTCGTCGTCGACCACAAGCACCCTGGTCATCGCGGACCTGCCTTTCTGCTGCACGGGGAGGAGGGGAGAGCTGTGCTGTACGGGGAGGAGGAGGCGGCGGGAAGCGCCCGGGGACGGGCGGCGTACGCCCCGGGGCGTCCCGGGCCGCGAGAGCGAGTCATGCGGTGGCCCGGGCTTCGGGGACCTGTCATGAGGTGGCCCGGGCCGGCAGCTCGGCCTCCGTCCGGACGCCGCCCGGCGCCGCGGTGAGGGTCAGGACCATGGTCAGCCCGCCGCCGGGGGTGTCCTCGGCGTCGAGGGTGCCGCCCATGGCCTCGGCGAAGCCGCGGGAGACGGCGAGGCCGAGGCCCACTCCGGCGCCGCGCGGGGCGTCCCCGTACCGCTGGAAGGGCTCGAAGATCCGTTCCTTGGCCTCGTCGGGGACGCCCCGGCCGCGGTCCACGACCCGCAGCTCGACCCGGCCGCCGAGGGCGCTGGCGGCCACGGCGACGGGCTCCTGGCCGGGGTTGTACTTGACGGCGTTCTCCACGATGTTGGCGACGACCCGCTCCAGGAGCCCCGGGTCGACGGCGACCATCGGCAGCGTCTCGGGGATGTCGAGGTCGACGCTGCCCTCCGGGACGCCGCCGAGCGCCATGGGGACCACCTCGTCGAGGTCGATCTCGCGGATCAGCGGGGTCACGGTGCCGGTCTGGAGGCGGGACATGTCCAGCAGGTTGCCGACCAGATGGTCCAGCCGGTCGGCGCCGTCCTCGATGCCTTCCAGGAGTTCCGCCTCGTCCGCCTCGGACCAGGCCACGTCGTCGGAGCGCAGCGAGCTGACAGCGGCCTTGATGGAGGCCAGCGGGGTGCGCAGGTCGTGGCTGACGGCGGCGAGCAGGGCGGTCCTGATCCGGTTGCCCTCGGCGAGCCTGCGGGCCTGCTCGGCCTCGCCGACCAGGCGCTGGCGGTCCAGGACGACGGCGGCCTGGGCGGCGAACGCGCCGAGCACCCGGCGGTCCTCGGCGGGCAGTACCCGGCCCGACAGCGCGAGGGCCATGTTGTCGCCGACCGGCATGTCCACATCGGCGTCGTCGGGGCGGGTGACCGGGGCCGGCCCGACGGATCCGGCGCAGGTCCACGGCTCCACGTCGCTGCTGCGCTCCAGCAGGGCGACGGACTCCATGGCGAAGGTCTCGCGGACCCGTTCCAGCAGGGCGTCCAGAGCGGTCTCGCCGCGCAGCACGCTGCCCGCGAGGAAGGAGAGGATCTCCGACTCGGCGCGCAGCCGGGCGGCCTGGTGGGTGCGCCGGGCCGCGAGGTCGACCACGGAGGAGACCGCCACCGCCACCGCGAAGAAGATCACGATGGCGACGAGGTTCTCCGGGTCCTGGACGGTCAGGGTGTGGGTGGGCGGGGTGAACCAGTAGTTCAGCAGCAGGCTTCCGACGGCCGCCGAGGCGAGTGCGGGCCGCAGCCCGCCGAGCAGGGCGGCGGCCACCGTCAGGAAGAGGAAGAGCAGGACGTCGTTGGCGAGGCCGGGGGCGTCCTCCATGGAGCGCAGCACCACCGCGAGCAGGACGGGGCCGACGACGCCGACGAGCCAGCCCCAGATGATCCGGGCGCGGCCGAGCCGGGCGCCGCGGGCCATCGGCAGGCCGCGGCCCTTGGCGACCTCCTCGTGGGTCACGATGTGGACGTCGAGGTCGGGTCCCGACTCGCGGGCGACGGTCGCGCCGACCCCGGGGCCGTAGATGTACTGCCATGTCTTGCGGCGGCTGGAGCCCAGCACGATCTGGGTGGAGTTGACGCCGCGGGCGAACTCCAGCAGGGCGGCCGGTATGTCGTCGCCGATGACGTGGTGGAAGGTGCCGCCGAGGTCCTCGACCAGGGTGCGCTGGACGGCCAGCTCCTTCGGGGACGCGGAGGTCAGGCCGTCGCTACGGGCGATGTAGACGGCGAGGATCTCGCTGCCGGAGCCCTTGGCCGCCATCCGGGAGGCGCGGCGGATGAGGGTGCGGCCCTCGGGCCCGCCGGTCAGTCCGACGACGATGCGCTCGCGGGCCTGCCAGGTGGTGCGGATGTTGTGCTCGCCCCGGTACTGCTGGAGGTACTCGTCGACCCGGTCGGCGACCCAGAGCAGGGCCAGCTCGCGCAGGGCGGTGAGGTTGCCGGGGCGGAAGTAGTTCGAGAGGGCCGCGTCCATCTTGTCGGGCCGGTAGATGTTGCCGTGCGCCATCCGGCGGCGCAGCGCCTGGGGCGACATGTCGACCAGCTCGATCTGGTCGGCCCGGCGCACCACCTCGTCGGGGACGGTCTCCCGCTGC from Streptomyces sp. CA-278952 carries:
- a CDS encoding potassium channel family protein, producing MHIVIMGCGRVGAALAQTLEQQGHTVAVIDQDPTAFRRLGSGFGGRRVTGVGFDQDTLREAGIEDAGAFAAVSSGDNSNIIAARVAREMFSIENVAARIYDPRRAEVYQRLGIPTVATVRWTADQMLRRLLPSGAEPLWRDPSGGVQLAEVHTTPSWIGHKISTLQEETGVRVAFLTRLGEAILPSSQTVLQEGDLVHVMMRTDEIAKVEEAFAQGPEEDGH
- a CDS encoding potassium channel family protein, which translates into the protein MRVSIAGAGAVGRSIAAELLENGHEVLLIDKAPTAISVERVPMAEWLLADACEITSLDEAALQRCNVVIAATGDDKVNLVVSLLAKTEYGVPRVVARVNNPKNEWLFNESWGVDVAVSTPRLMSALVEEAVSVGDLVRLLRFSHGDANLVELTLPPESALAGTRVGDVAWPEDTSLVTIIRGTRVLTPSPEESLEAGDELLFVAAQAREEQLEDLLSVRRDPSED
- a CDS encoding DUF3159 domain-containing protein; this translates as MTSLDKPTSETDQPHRTDPQHAGGRHAAQQDDAKAVTEAALFEAFGGVRGMVETVLPGLLFVTIFTINKDLNASAIAALAVSLALVAVRLIRRDTVKHAFSGVFGVAFGVLFAKMTGDAKDFYLPGMLYTLGLAVAYIGTAVAGVPLIGLILGPVFKENLSWRTRNPGRKKAYTKASYAWGFILLAKCAILFPLYWWADTTEFGWVLIALKIPPFLLAVYLTWVFLAKAPAPIDVFAEMEAEEQAEKERKARAAAPLRDPDA
- a CDS encoding OB-fold nucleic acid binding domain-containing protein, with the translated sequence MSAVPRSEKAGKAGKAARPSGRFRRMLDRLSSSQEDLESQELREDAQATGCTRISECSDRQIVKVAGTLRTVTLRPRAGVPALEAELFDGTEPLDVVWLGRRSIVGIEPGRRIIASGRVAMSHGRRVLFNPTYELRPLGKE
- a CDS encoding response regulator, translated to MTRVLVVDDEPQIVRALVINLKARQYEVDAAPDGATALQLAAARHPDVVLLDLGLPDMDGVEVIRGLRGWTRVPILVLSARHTSDEKVEALDAGADDYVTKPFGMDELLARLRASVRRAEPVGQEGGAEDIALVETAGFTVDLAAKKVHRSGRDVRLTPTEWHLLEVLVRNGGRLVSQKQLLQEVWGPSYGTETNYLRVYMAQLRRKLEADPSHPRHFVTEPGMGYRFERG
- a CDS encoding sensor histidine kinase — protein: MGRGTLRIYLGAAPGVGKTYAMLSEAHRRVERGTDCVVAFVEHHDRPRTEVMLHGLELLPRQELEYRGTVFTEMNVDAVLERAPAVALVDELAHTNVPGSRNAKRWQDVEELLKAGIDVISTVNIQHLESLGDVVESITGVRQRETVPDEVVRRADQIELVDMSPQALRRRMAHGNIYRPDKMDAALSNYFRPGNLTALRELALLWVADRVDEYLQQYRGEHNIRTTWQARERIVVGLTGGPEGRTLIRRASRMAAKGSGSEILAVYIARSDGLTSASPKELAVQRTLVEDLGGTFHHVIGDDIPAALLEFARGVNSTQIVLGSSRRKTWQYIYGPGVGATVARESGPDLDVHIVTHEEVAKGRGLPMARGARLGRARIIWGWLVGVVGPVLLAVVLRSMEDAPGLANDVLLFLFLTVAAALLGGLRPALASAAVGSLLLNYWFTPPTHTLTVQDPENLVAIVIFFAVAVAVSSVVDLAARRTHQAARLRAESEILSFLAGSVLRGETALDALLERVRETFAMESVALLERSSDVEPWTCAGSVGPAPVTRPDDADVDMPVGDNMALALSGRVLPAEDRRVLGAFAAQAAVVLDRQRLVGEAEQARRLAEGNRIRTALLAAVSHDLRTPLASIKAAVSSLRSDDVAWSEADEAELLEGIEDGADRLDHLVGNLLDMSRLQTGTVTPLIREIDLDEVVPMALGGVPEGSVDLDIPETLPMVAVDPGLLERVVANIVENAVKYNPGQEPVAVAASALGGRVELRVVDRGRGVPDEAKERIFEPFQRYGDAPRGAGVGLGLAVSRGFAEAMGGTLDAEDTPGGGLTMVLTLTAAPGGVRTEAELPARATS